One Streptomyces sp. CNQ-509 DNA window includes the following coding sequences:
- a CDS encoding chondroitinase-B domain-containing protein, whose translation MGLLALGVSAAYHPVASAEAGPRLAVAGVLASADDGNVAANTLDNDLSTRWSAEGEGVWIRYDLGSAKTVGSASIAWHQGDTRKNTFDVEVSDDGSSWTPVLSRKTSSGTTLQPQNYDFADTTARYLRIVGHGNTSNDWTSITETALYGADGGGDSCDYPADVLDLTDWYIGLPVGEEESPTNVYQPELATYANDPWFTATPDCDAVQFRAAVNGVTTSGSNYPRSELREMTDSGETKASWSSTSGTHTMVIDQAITDLPADKPHVVAGQIHDADDDVSVFRLEGSKLYVTSPDDSNYKLVTDDYALGDRFQAKFVVGDGEIKAYYNGVLQTTLAADFEGGYFKAGAYTQADCERSSPCSDDNYGQVEIYDLSVTHDDGQGAGDPTEAAERYGWGEPLPISDEFDYTGPVDPEKWDVPSGTVGGTAQCWEGHAGNGRRCGKNSTVADGIMTMRGEANGDTGWIRQSRDTQYARWEIRSRSRNTGSSGGLYHPLHLIWPTAGDRLKNGEYDWVEYSNPDAQCLSAFLHYPESPSDEKEYRELCPVDMTQWHNFAFEWTPDALVGYVDGAEWFRLADGANSDRGDIQKMPLGNLVIQLDNFTGDSGLRPAVFEVDWVRTYPVTPGGDSPGAPVPVTGVTASAHDGNVAANTLDNDLSTRWSAEGEGVWIRYDLGSAKTAGSASIAWHQGDTRKNTFDVEVSDDGSSWRTVLSRQTSSGTTLQPQKYDFADTTARYLRIVGHGNTSNDWTSITETAIYGADGGDGGDPGDPGPGRTVEVADSDQLRDAMGDARAGDRIVLADGEYTIGKMSGRNGTADEPITVVAENRGRAVVTDGQLEVAGSSYVTFEGLKWTNSDTLKITGSNNVRLTRNHFRLTEESSLKWVIIQGANSHHNRIDHNLFEEKHQLGNFITIDGSETQQSQHDRIDHNHFRNIGPRAANEMEAIRVGWSEISQSSGFTVVESNLFEDCDGDPEIVSVKSNDNIVRHNTFRTSQGVLSQRHGNRGAFYGNFFLGEGKAGTGGIRLYGQDHKIYNNYFEGLTGTGHDAALQIDGGDVDTSGALNAHWRVYRATVVNNTFVDNVSNIEVGANYRLAPVDSVVADNVVTGGTGKLFNELKAPVDMTYAGNIAWPTGSATIGVTVPSDAVRAADPLLAPDGPVHRIGAGSPAIDAGTGRFAFVTDDMDGQARTGAVDAGADERSSSAVTRAPLTAADVGPSAA comes from the coding sequence GTGGGGCTGTTAGCCCTCGGAGTCTCGGCCGCCTACCACCCCGTCGCGTCGGCCGAGGCGGGTCCCCGATTGGCGGTCGCGGGAGTACTGGCCAGCGCCGACGACGGCAACGTGGCCGCCAACACCCTCGACAACGATCTGAGCACCCGCTGGTCCGCCGAGGGCGAGGGGGTGTGGATCCGCTACGACCTCGGCTCGGCGAAGACCGTCGGCTCGGCGTCGATCGCCTGGCACCAGGGCGACACCAGGAAGAACACCTTCGACGTCGAGGTCTCCGACGACGGATCGTCGTGGACGCCGGTCCTGTCGCGAAAGACCAGCAGCGGCACCACGCTCCAGCCGCAGAACTACGACTTCGCCGACACCACCGCCCGGTATCTGCGCATCGTCGGCCACGGCAACACCTCCAACGACTGGACCAGCATCACCGAGACGGCGCTGTACGGAGCCGACGGCGGCGGCGATTCCTGTGACTACCCGGCCGACGTGCTGGACCTGACGGACTGGTACATCGGGCTGCCGGTCGGCGAGGAGGAGTCGCCGACCAACGTCTACCAGCCGGAACTCGCCACGTACGCGAACGACCCCTGGTTCACCGCCACGCCGGACTGCGACGCCGTCCAGTTCCGCGCCGCCGTCAACGGGGTCACCACCAGCGGGTCCAACTACCCCCGCTCGGAGCTGCGCGAGATGACGGACTCCGGGGAGACGAAGGCGAGCTGGTCGTCGACCTCCGGCACGCACACGATGGTGATCGACCAGGCCATCACGGACCTTCCCGCGGACAAGCCGCACGTCGTCGCCGGGCAGATCCACGACGCCGACGACGACGTGTCGGTCTTCCGCCTGGAAGGCAGCAAGCTCTACGTCACCTCTCCCGACGACAGCAACTACAAGCTGGTGACGGACGACTACGCGCTGGGCGACAGGTTCCAGGCGAAGTTCGTGGTCGGCGACGGCGAGATCAAGGCGTACTACAACGGAGTGCTGCAGACCACGCTCGCGGCCGACTTCGAAGGCGGCTACTTCAAGGCGGGCGCGTACACCCAGGCCGACTGCGAACGCTCGTCGCCGTGCAGCGACGACAACTACGGCCAGGTGGAGATCTACGACCTGAGCGTCACCCACGACGACGGCCAGGGGGCCGGGGACCCGACGGAGGCGGCAGAGCGGTACGGCTGGGGCGAACCACTGCCGATCTCCGACGAGTTCGACTACACCGGACCGGTCGACCCGGAGAAGTGGGACGTACCGTCGGGCACCGTCGGCGGCACGGCCCAGTGCTGGGAAGGGCACGCCGGGAACGGCCGCAGGTGCGGGAAGAACAGCACCGTCGCGGACGGGATCATGACCATGCGCGGCGAGGCGAACGGCGACACCGGATGGATCAGGCAGAGCCGTGACACCCAGTACGCACGCTGGGAGATCCGCTCCCGTTCGCGGAACACCGGCTCCTCCGGCGGGCTCTACCACCCCCTGCACCTGATCTGGCCCACCGCCGGCGACCGGCTCAAGAACGGGGAGTACGACTGGGTCGAGTACTCGAACCCCGACGCGCAGTGTCTCTCGGCGTTCCTGCACTACCCGGAGAGCCCCTCGGACGAGAAGGAATACCGCGAGCTCTGCCCCGTGGACATGACGCAGTGGCACAACTTCGCGTTCGAGTGGACGCCGGACGCGCTGGTCGGCTACGTCGACGGTGCCGAATGGTTCCGGCTGGCGGACGGCGCGAACTCCGACCGCGGGGACATCCAGAAGATGCCGCTGGGGAACCTCGTCATCCAGCTCGACAACTTCACCGGCGACAGCGGTCTGCGCCCGGCGGTCTTCGAGGTCGACTGGGTCAGGACGTATCCGGTCACGCCGGGAGGGGACTCCCCGGGTGCTCCGGTGCCGGTCACGGGAGTCACGGCGAGCGCCCATGACGGCAACGTGGCCGCCAACACCCTCGACAACGATCTGAGCACCCGCTGGTCCGCCGAGGGCGAGGGGGTGTGGATCCGCTACGACCTCGGCTCGGCGAAGACCGCCGGGTCGGCGTCGATCGCCTGGCACCAGGGCGACACCAGGAAGAACACCTTCGACGTCGAGGTCTCCGACGACGGATCGTCGTGGAGAACGGTCCTGAGCCGCCAAACCAGCAGCGGGACCACGCTCCAGCCGCAGAAGTACGACTTCGCCGACACCACCGCCCGGTATCTGCGCATCGTCGGCCACGGCAACACCTCCAACGACTGGACCAGCATCACCGAGACGGCGATATACGGAGCCGACGGCGGCGACGGCGGTGATCCCGGCGATCCCGGCCCCGGCCGTACCGTCGAGGTCGCCGACTCGGACCAGTTGCGGGACGCGATGGGGGACGCGCGCGCCGGGGACCGCATCGTCCTCGCGGACGGCGAGTACACGATCGGCAAGATGAGCGGCAGGAACGGCACCGCCGACGAGCCCATCACCGTCGTCGCGGAGAACCGCGGCCGGGCGGTGGTCACGGACGGGCAGTTGGAGGTCGCCGGCTCCTCGTACGTCACCTTCGAGGGCCTGAAGTGGACGAACAGCGACACGCTGAAGATCACCGGCTCGAACAACGTGCGCCTGACCCGCAACCACTTCCGGCTGACCGAGGAATCCTCGCTGAAGTGGGTGATCATCCAGGGCGCGAACAGCCACCACAACCGGATCGATCACAACCTCTTCGAGGAAAAGCACCAACTGGGAAACTTCATCACCATCGACGGATCCGAAACCCAGCAGTCGCAGCACGATCGCATCGACCACAACCACTTCCGCAACATCGGCCCGCGGGCGGCCAACGAGATGGAAGCCATCCGGGTCGGCTGGAGCGAGATCTCCCAGTCGAGCGGATTCACCGTCGTCGAGTCGAACCTCTTCGAGGACTGCGACGGTGATCCGGAGATCGTCTCCGTGAAGAGCAACGACAACATCGTCCGCCACAACACGTTCCGCACCTCGCAGGGCGTGCTGTCACAGCGGCACGGGAACCGCGGCGCCTTCTACGGCAACTTCTTCCTCGGGGAGGGAAAGGCGGGAACCGGGGGAATCCGGCTCTACGGCCAGGACCACAAGATCTACAACAACTACTTCGAGGGCCTCACCGGCACCGGCCATGACGCCGCGCTGCAGATCGACGGCGGCGACGTCGACACCTCGGGCGCACTGAACGCGCACTGGCGCGTCTACCGGGCGACCGTCGTGAACAACACCTTCGTGGACAACGTGTCGAACATCGAGGTCGGGGCCAACTACCGGCTCGCGCCTGTCGACTCGGTCGTCGCCGACAACGTGGTCACCGGCGGCACCGGCAAGCTGTTCAACGAACTCAAGGCGCCGGTGGACATGACCTACGCCGGCAACATCGCGTGGCCGACCGGATCGGCGACGATCGGCGTCACCGTGCCCTCCGACGCCGTCAGGGCGGCCGATCCGCTGCTGGCCCCCGACGGGCCGGTGCACCGGATCGGCGCGGGTAGCCCGGCGATCGACGCCGGCACCGGCCGCTTCGCGTTCGTGACCGACGACATGGACGGTCAGGCCCGCACCGGCGCCGTCGACGCCGGAGCCGACGAGCGGTCGTCGTCCGCCGTCACGCGAGCCCCCCTCACCGCGGCCGACGTCGGCCCGAGCGCCGCGTAG
- a CDS encoding discoidin domain-containing protein encodes MLTAALCACTAVGSVALLAPAASAATLPISAATASSHDGNVPANAIDGDLSTRWSGAGDGVWIRFDLGSVTTVDSVALAWYVGDSRRSTFDVQLSQDGSTWSTVLSRETSSGTTRSLETYDFAEGSARYVRIVGHGNDSSDSSKWTSITEAAVSGEPGGDPQPPGQSLGVGGVATPPGAILVPDRDSRFEIESGGTSAAPKVYDCQGNTIRGGVLIDADHVVIQNCRVDAEQQYGIYSDDNTDVTIQNNDIKGVEGPGDLNAVTFFGNRHKILYNTAVDFVTGDPGDSHTDFIQTWVSSSHPIASDDVQIRGNKAVGPANPDRENSVPSIHQWLMVEDYGRGGNSGGNTDGMKNWIVADNEMGDSWNQSIKLDGPDDVSITRNDFTGSSTRVMEVTSASTGVRFYGDNHVGPDYGSVGMTITPGAGPA; translated from the coding sequence ATGCTCACCGCCGCGCTCTGCGCCTGCACCGCAGTCGGCTCGGTGGCGCTGCTCGCCCCGGCCGCGTCGGCGGCGACCCTGCCCATCTCGGCGGCGACGGCCAGCTCCCACGACGGCAACGTGCCGGCCAACGCGATCGACGGTGACCTGTCCACCCGGTGGTCAGGGGCCGGTGACGGGGTCTGGATCCGCTTCGACCTCGGCTCGGTCACCACCGTCGACTCGGTAGCGCTGGCCTGGTACGTCGGGGACAGCCGGAGGTCGACGTTCGACGTCCAGCTCTCCCAGGACGGCTCGACGTGGTCGACCGTGCTCTCCCGGGAGACCAGCAGCGGCACCACGCGCAGCCTGGAGACGTACGACTTCGCCGAGGGGTCCGCCCGCTACGTACGGATCGTCGGGCACGGCAACGACTCCTCCGACTCGTCCAAGTGGACGAGCATCACGGAGGCGGCCGTGTCCGGGGAGCCCGGTGGCGATCCGCAGCCTCCCGGGCAGTCCCTCGGCGTCGGCGGGGTGGCGACGCCGCCCGGGGCGATCCTCGTTCCGGACCGGGATTCCCGGTTCGAGATCGAATCCGGCGGCACCTCCGCCGCGCCCAAGGTCTACGACTGCCAGGGCAACACCATCCGCGGCGGCGTGCTGATCGACGCCGACCACGTGGTGATCCAGAACTGCCGGGTCGACGCCGAGCAGCAGTACGGCATCTACTCGGACGACAACACCGACGTGACCATCCAGAACAACGACATCAAGGGCGTCGAGGGCCCCGGCGACCTGAACGCCGTCACGTTCTTCGGCAACCGGCACAAGATCCTCTACAACACCGCCGTCGACTTCGTGACCGGCGACCCGGGTGACAGCCACACCGACTTCATCCAGACGTGGGTGTCCAGCTCGCACCCCATCGCGAGTGACGACGTGCAGATCCGCGGCAACAAGGCCGTCGGCCCGGCGAACCCGGACCGCGAGAACAGCGTGCCGAGCATCCACCAGTGGCTGATGGTCGAGGACTACGGCCGCGGCGGGAACTCCGGCGGCAACACCGACGGCATGAAGAACTGGATCGTCGCGGACAACGAGATGGGCGACAGCTGGAACCAGTCCATCAAGCTCGACGGGCCGGACGACGTGTCGATCACCCGCAACGATTTCACGGGCTCCTCGACCCGGGTCATGGAAGTCACCTCGGCCTCGACCGGCGTGAGGTTCTACGGCGACAACCACGTCGGCCCGGACTACGGGTCGGTCGGCATGACGATCACCCCGGGCGCAGGGCCCGCCTGA
- a CDS encoding NUDIX hydrolase, whose protein sequence is MVDTTHRPAARVICLDAAQRILLLRWRDPFDGALIWEPPGGGIEPDETPLAAARRELAEETGLDPAAVAERGVPVARDFHWKGTHFVGTEHFFLARYPDDRPPLRRTGLLPDEQATLAGHAWIAWPDIPALPDPLEPPHLKAVLADLAPDGPWSSAAGG, encoded by the coding sequence GTGGTGGACACGACCCATCGGCCCGCCGCGCGGGTCATCTGCCTCGACGCCGCCCAGCGCATACTGCTGCTGCGCTGGCGCGACCCCTTCGACGGTGCGCTGATCTGGGAGCCGCCCGGCGGCGGCATCGAGCCGGACGAGACGCCGCTCGCCGCCGCGCGGCGCGAACTCGCCGAGGAGACCGGGCTCGACCCCGCCGCCGTGGCGGAGCGGGGCGTGCCCGTGGCGCGTGACTTCCACTGGAAGGGCACCCACTTCGTCGGCACCGAGCACTTCTTCCTCGCCCGCTACCCCGACGACCGCCCTCCGCTGCGCCGCACCGGCCTCCTCCCCGACGAGCAGGCCACCCTCGCCGGCCACGCCTGGATCGCCTGGCCCGACATCCCCGCACTCCCCGACCCGCTCGAACCCCCGCACCTGAAGGCCGTCCTCGCCGACCTCGCCCCGGACGGCCCCTGGAGCAGCGCCGCGGGCGGCTAG
- a CDS encoding bifunctional 2-polyprenyl-6-hydroxyphenol methylase/3-demethylubiquinol 3-O-methyltransferase UbiG, which produces MPRSDTTRPRPAWFFREYAPVGVDLGSPAAVAAYDRNQGTDPDADDALLDRLGVVRGSRLVDLACGTGSLVVQAARRGAEAHGVEVSEEMLAFAQARAERVGVSAHWHRAGFLDYAHRAGPADVVTTKSALHQLPDFWKLQALLNAAGMLRPGGTFYLWDVLFSFEPAEAAEHLQRWIDTAGRPEGRGFTRADFEAHVREEFSTYAWILEGMLERAGFDIVSRASRTPTHGEFLCRRR; this is translated from the coding sequence ATGCCACGAAGCGACACCACTCGCCCACGCCCCGCCTGGTTCTTCCGCGAATACGCGCCCGTCGGCGTCGACCTGGGCAGCCCGGCCGCGGTGGCCGCCTACGACCGCAACCAGGGCACCGACCCGGACGCCGACGACGCGCTGCTCGACCGGCTCGGCGTCGTCAGGGGCAGCCGCCTGGTCGATCTGGCCTGCGGCACCGGCTCGCTGGTGGTGCAGGCGGCACGGCGCGGGGCCGAGGCCCACGGCGTCGAGGTCTCGGAGGAGATGCTCGCCTTCGCCCAGGCCAGGGCGGAACGGGTCGGTGTCAGCGCACACTGGCACCGGGCCGGGTTCCTCGACTACGCCCACCGCGCGGGGCCCGCCGACGTGGTGACCACCAAGTCGGCCCTGCACCAGCTCCCGGACTTCTGGAAACTGCAGGCGCTCCTCAACGCGGCCGGCATGCTGCGGCCGGGCGGCACCTTCTACCTGTGGGATGTCCTGTTCAGTTTCGAGCCCGCCGAGGCCGCAGAGCATCTGCAGCGCTGGATCGACACCGCGGGCCGTCCCGAGGGCCGGGGTTTCACCCGGGCGGACTTCGAGGCGCACGTTCGGGAGGAGTTCTCCACCTACGCCTGGATCCTGGAGGGCATGCTGGAGCGGGCCGGCTTCGACATCGTCTCGCGCGCGTCCCGCACACCGACGCACGGTGAGTTCCTCTGCCGCCGCCGGTAG
- a CDS encoding glycogen debranching N-terminal domain-containing protein, translated as MSGVEHRLLFHGGAFAAVTRAGDITGARGTQPDGFFLGDTRHLSRWQLTVDGAVPTLLVAEPAAAVLVPPTGRDEPPPHTVFREQRVEGGALVDVLRVTSNRAEPEKLWLALTVDADFADQFELRADHRVYGKSHAVRGREVLPAGVEFHYRRGGWQASTTVTAEPPPDAVEETGSGARRLVWHLKLDPHETTELTLRAAARPGAGPLPTAGPGAVTEDPAVDAAARRAATDAGARATGTEAAEAAVGAAPRPAAVAASRPEAAPGAADVPPGTAGTARTAATPVPTSHHPAPWPGLAQAAEQGLADLDGLLIPAAGPGGEQVRVPAAGVPWYLALVGRHALVTSLFALRHRPALARATLLALAATQAEEADGEPGKIVHEVRHGELAHFGQVPYGRYYGAVDTTPLFLVLLGALTGHTGDDKPARRLEPQARAAVEWMFRDGGLGDSGYLRHRADDGRAGTGPANQSWRDSPGALCAADGTRVTGALAPAAPQGYAYAALVHTARLASTAWADRRLADRLTAAADDLRARFLTDFWLSAQDFPALALDGAGRPADALASDAGHLLWSGLLDPERARRVGRRLLEPDFFSGWGVRTIAAGQGAYHPMAYHRGSVWPHDNAILTLGLARYGLHEEARTVARALTDLAAHSAGRLPEATAGYPRASQPTPVPFPHAASPQSWSAAAPLALLTALTTAGNPSGGLPS; from the coding sequence ATGAGCGGCGTGGAACACCGTCTTCTCTTCCACGGCGGGGCGTTCGCCGCGGTGACCCGCGCCGGGGACATCACCGGCGCCCGGGGCACGCAGCCGGACGGCTTCTTCCTCGGGGACACCCGGCATCTGAGCCGCTGGCAGTTGACGGTGGACGGCGCGGTACCGACCCTGCTGGTCGCGGAGCCCGCCGCGGCCGTCCTCGTACCGCCCACGGGCCGCGACGAGCCGCCGCCGCACACGGTCTTCCGCGAGCAGCGCGTCGAGGGCGGCGCGCTGGTCGACGTCCTGCGCGTCACCTCCAACCGCGCGGAGCCGGAGAAGCTGTGGCTCGCGCTCACGGTGGACGCGGACTTCGCCGACCAGTTCGAGTTACGGGCCGACCACCGCGTCTACGGCAAGTCGCACGCGGTACGGGGCCGGGAGGTGCTGCCGGCGGGCGTGGAGTTCCACTACCGCCGCGGCGGCTGGCAGGCGAGCACCACGGTCACGGCGGAGCCGCCGCCGGATGCGGTGGAGGAGACGGGGAGCGGCGCACGACGCCTGGTGTGGCACCTGAAACTGGACCCGCACGAGACCACGGAGCTGACACTCCGTGCCGCAGCCCGGCCGGGAGCGGGCCCGCTGCCGACGGCGGGGCCGGGGGCGGTGACGGAGGACCCGGCCGTGGACGCAGCGGCACGCCGGGCGGCCACGGACGCCGGCGCCCGGGCCACGGGGACGGAGGCCGCGGAGGCGGCAGTCGGCGCGGCCCCGCGGCCGGCCGCCGTCGCCGCATCGCGGCCGGAGGCCGCGCCCGGTGCCGCAGACGTGCCGCCCGGCACCGCCGGCACGGCCCGTACCGCCGCGACGCCCGTCCCCACATCGCACCACCCCGCCCCCTGGCCCGGCCTCGCCCAAGCCGCCGAGCAGGGCCTCGCCGACCTCGACGGGCTCCTCATCCCCGCCGCCGGACCCGGCGGCGAGCAGGTGCGGGTGCCGGCGGCCGGGGTGCCGTGGTACCTGGCGCTGGTGGGCCGGCACGCGCTCGTGACCTCGCTCTTCGCACTCCGCCACCGCCCCGCGCTCGCCCGCGCCACGCTCCTCGCGCTCGCCGCGACCCAGGCGGAGGAGGCGGACGGCGAGCCGGGGAAGATCGTGCACGAGGTGCGCCACGGCGAGTTGGCCCACTTCGGCCAGGTGCCGTACGGGCGCTACTACGGGGCCGTCGACACCACCCCGCTCTTCCTCGTCCTCCTCGGCGCGCTCACCGGGCACACCGGCGACGACAAGCCGGCCCGCCGTCTGGAGCCGCAGGCCCGTGCCGCGGTGGAGTGGATGTTCCGCGACGGCGGCCTCGGCGACTCCGGCTACCTGCGCCACCGCGCCGACGACGGCCGCGCGGGCACGGGACCGGCGAACCAGAGCTGGCGCGACTCCCCCGGCGCCCTCTGCGCCGCCGACGGCACCCGCGTCACCGGAGCCCTCGCGCCCGCCGCCCCCCAGGGCTACGCCTACGCCGCCCTCGTCCACACCGCCCGCCTCGCGAGCACCGCCTGGGCCGACCGGCGGCTCGCCGACCGCCTCACCGCCGCCGCGGACGACCTCCGCGCCCGCTTCCTCACCGACTTCTGGCTCTCCGCCCAGGACTTCCCCGCCCTGGCCCTCGACGGCGCGGGCCGCCCCGCCGACGCGCTGGCCTCCGACGCCGGGCACCTGCTCTGGTCCGGGCTGCTGGATCCCGAGCGGGCGAGGCGGGTGGGACGGCGGCTGCTGGAGCCGGACTTCTTCTCGGGCTGGGGGGTGCGGACCATAGCCGCGGGGCAGGGGGCGTACCACCCGATGGCTTACCACCGCGGCAGCGTCTGGCCGCACGACAACGCGATCCTGACCCTGGGTCTGGCCCGCTACGGCCTCCACGAGGAGGCCCGTACGGTGGCGAGGGCCCTCACCGACCTGGCGGCCCACAGCGCGGGCCGTCTCCCGGAGGCCACCGCCGGCTACCCCCGCGCCTCCCAGCCCACCCCGGTGCCCTTCCCCCACGCCGCCTCCCCGCAGTCCTGGTCGGCGGCCGCCCCCCTCGCCCTGCTCACCGCCCTCACGACCGCGGGGAACCCGTCGGGGGGTCTGCCGTCGTGA
- a CDS encoding dihydrofolate reductase family protein, whose product MRSVTYSMAVSLDGFVTGPDGGIDWGAPSEEVFRHSIEEIQDVGVHLMGRRLYETMLYWETAAQDPSSLSETEREWIRLWNPLPKVVFSHTLTEVEGSARLASGGLAEEIARLREEPAEGDIAIGGATLAAEAAELGLIDEYRIRVNPVLLGGGTPFFARIERQVDLELVETRTFDSGVVYLHHRVRR is encoded by the coding sequence ATGCGCAGCGTGACGTATTCGATGGCTGTTTCACTCGACGGCTTTGTCACCGGACCCGACGGCGGCATCGACTGGGGGGCACCCAGCGAGGAGGTCTTCCGCCACTCCATCGAGGAGATCCAGGACGTGGGCGTTCATCTGATGGGGCGGCGGCTCTACGAGACGATGCTCTACTGGGAGACCGCCGCGCAGGACCCCTCCTCCCTCAGCGAGACGGAGCGGGAGTGGATCAGGTTGTGGAACCCGCTGCCCAAGGTGGTGTTCTCCCACACGCTGACGGAGGTCGAGGGCAGCGCGCGGCTGGCCTCCGGAGGGCTGGCCGAGGAGATCGCGCGGCTGCGTGAGGAGCCGGCTGAGGGGGACATCGCGATCGGCGGGGCGACGCTCGCCGCGGAGGCGGCGGAGCTGGGGCTGATCGACGAGTACCGGATCAGGGTGAACCCGGTGCTGCTCGGCGGCGGCACGCCGTTCTTCGCCCGTATCGAGCGCCAGGTGGACCTCGAACTGGTGGAGACCCGCACCTTCGACTCCGGCGTCGTCTACCTCCACCACCGCGTACGCCGCTAG